One Nostoc sp. UHCC 0302 DNA window includes the following coding sequences:
- a CDS encoding ISL3 family transposase: MPSNPLLHFITKVINLEDVKVINYHFLTDDEIVIEIENKLKVAKCPHCGNTSDKIHQNHWYRVRDIPLSDYQVLLKVNRRQLKCQKCQKVFSEELDFIKARRTYTKRLAMKVIKEVLETNVKSAAIRNRMTTSEVETVLKELEVDLLTEKPKKLKKLGIDEITQLKGGKNYAAVLVDLETRKPIALLEKRNKAVIAEYLSSLGLEILTQIEEVSIDLWIPYKSLIQEMMPNAQIVADRFHVMKQINEELDQKRKKAKRAAEKIKNKKERESTLAGLTHSKYPLLKKKENLNSAENAKIESVEKVAPELGRMYRIKEGLRDIFDSQITSDEALYKFLEWTETAYKYFPKSCRTISRWIDEILAYFDSRTTQGVVEGINQKIKLIKRRAYGLTNFDNFRRRILLNWYFCY; encoded by the coding sequence ATGCCATCTAATCCCTTACTTCATTTCATTACTAAAGTTATTAATCTTGAAGATGTCAAGGTTATTAATTACCATTTTCTTACAGATGATGAAATAGTAATAGAAATTGAAAATAAGCTGAAAGTTGCTAAATGCCCTCACTGTGGAAATACCTCCGATAAAATCCATCAAAATCATTGGTATAGAGTCAGAGATATACCCCTAAGCGATTATCAAGTATTGTTAAAAGTAAATCGTCGTCAGTTGAAATGTCAAAAATGTCAGAAAGTATTCAGTGAAGAGTTAGATTTTATCAAAGCCAGAAGAACTTATACAAAAAGACTGGCGATGAAAGTAATTAAGGAAGTATTAGAAACTAATGTAAAGAGTGCAGCCATCAGAAATAGAATGACAACCTCTGAGGTGGAAACAGTATTAAAAGAACTGGAAGTTGATTTACTCACAGAAAAACCTAAGAAGTTAAAAAAGTTGGGGATAGATGAAATCACCCAGTTAAAAGGAGGAAAAAATTATGCGGCAGTTCTGGTGGACTTAGAAACAAGAAAACCAATAGCATTATTGGAGAAAAGAAATAAAGCAGTAATAGCAGAATACTTATCTAGTCTAGGTTTAGAGATTTTAACCCAAATAGAAGAAGTTAGCATAGATTTATGGATACCATATAAAAGTTTAATCCAAGAAATGATGCCAAATGCTCAAATAGTAGCCGATAGATTCCATGTCATGAAACAAATAAACGAGGAGTTAGATCAAAAGAGAAAGAAAGCAAAAAGAGCAGCAGAAAAAATTAAAAATAAGAAAGAGAGAGAAAGTACATTAGCGGGGTTGACTCATAGTAAATACCCTTTATTAAAGAAAAAAGAAAACCTTAACTCCGCGGAAAATGCGAAGATAGAATCAGTGGAGAAAGTTGCCCCTGAGCTAGGAAGAATGTATCGAATCAAAGAAGGACTTAGAGATATATTTGACAGTCAAATAACCAGTGATGAAGCCTTATATAAATTCCTAGAATGGACAGAAACAGCTTATAAATACTTCCCGAAAAGTTGTCGAACAATAAGTAGATGGATAGATGAGATTCTCGCTTATTTTGATAGCCGAACTACTCAAGGAGTTGTTGAAGGAATTAATCAAAAGATTAAGCTGATTAAAAGAAGAGCTTATGGTTTAACTAACTTTGATAATTTTAGAAGAAGAATTTTACTCAATTGGTATTTCTGCTACTAA
- a CDS encoding Shedu anti-phage system protein SduA domain-containing protein encodes MRFANAEEADYPPKKYRIDTHNFNGDDFGRLISLIRKDAGETEIDSFLRRRLSLLSFTSSFFRTGHHDTWIIPQPEIKPRGFANGAGKIPDYLFAGENSDGITWWVVDFKSPKHHLYKDDKNGRVVETAPLASGISQLRDYIRYCTEHQGFIRETLGLKSFTSPLGVIIIGRECELKKDLRKQAYKAQFNKDTQTIQIRTFDAFLHQIEFYSRTSYKLPFLAKLYKSIFVTDELSPWDRWCNYSSSED; translated from the coding sequence ATGCGCTTTGCTAATGCTGAGGAAGCAGACTATCCTCCAAAAAAATATAGAATTGATACTCACAACTTTAATGGAGATGACTTTGGACGATTAATTTCTCTAATCCGCAAAGATGCTGGTGAAACTGAAATTGATTCTTTTCTAAGACGTAGGCTTTCTCTACTATCATTTACTTCTAGCTTTTTTCGTACTGGTCATCATGATACTTGGATCATTCCCCAACCTGAGATAAAACCACGAGGTTTTGCGAATGGAGCAGGAAAGATTCCAGATTACCTCTTTGCTGGTGAAAACTCAGATGGAATAACGTGGTGGGTTGTAGATTTTAAGTCGCCAAAACACCACCTTTACAAAGATGATAAAAATGGTCGAGTTGTTGAAACTGCTCCGTTAGCAAGTGGTATTAGTCAGTTAAGAGATTACATTCGCTACTGCACTGAACATCAAGGATTTATTCGAGAAACACTAGGGCTTAAATCTTTTACTTCTCCTTTAGGAGTCATTATCATTGGGCGAGAATGTGAACTCAAAAAAGATTTGAGGAAGCAAGCTTATAAAGCACAGTTTAATAAAGATACACAAACTATCCAGATAAGGACTTTTGACGCTTTTCTTCATCAAATTGAGTTTTATTCAAGAACCTCTTACAAGTTACCTTTTCTAGCTAAGCTCTACAAATCTATTTTCGTCACAGATGAGTTATCACCTTGGGATAGATGGTGCAACTATTCATCATCAGAAGACTAA
- a CDS encoding nucleoside hydrolase: protein MSKQLVLMDHDGGVDDYLATMLLLTMDHIELLGVVVTPADCYIQPAVSATRKIIDLMGFSHIQVAESTVRGVNPFPSLYRRDSFIIDHLPILNQSETINTPLLAETGQDFMVKVLREASEPVTLMVTGPLTTVAVALEKAPDIEAKIHKIVWMGGALNVFGNVEKNLEPGQDGSAEWNVYWDAVSAARVWQTQIEIIMCPLDLTNNVPVTSELVQKMGRQRHYPISDLAGQCYALVIPQDYYFWDVLATAYLGHPEFYRLREWETEIITTGLSQGRTKVVAGGRKISAMDKVDKDAFYDYILQQWAR from the coding sequence ATGTCAAAACAACTCGTATTAATGGATCACGATGGTGGTGTAGATGATTATCTAGCAACTATGCTGCTGTTAACAATGGATCATATTGAACTCCTCGGTGTCGTCGTTACTCCGGCTGATTGCTACATCCAACCGGCTGTTAGTGCCACACGAAAAATTATTGATTTGATGGGATTTTCTCATATCCAGGTTGCAGAAAGCACGGTACGTGGTGTCAACCCATTCCCCAGTCTCTATAGGCGCGATTCGTTTATCATTGACCATCTTCCCATTCTCAATCAAAGCGAAACCATTAACACGCCTCTGCTTGCAGAAACTGGTCAAGATTTTATGGTCAAGGTATTGCGCGAAGCATCTGAACCAGTGACGCTGATGGTAACTGGGCCTTTGACAACGGTTGCAGTAGCGCTGGAAAAAGCACCCGACATTGAAGCGAAGATTCACAAGATTGTTTGGATGGGAGGTGCATTAAATGTCTTTGGCAATGTGGAAAAAAATCTCGAACCAGGACAAGATGGTTCTGCTGAGTGGAATGTTTATTGGGATGCAGTTTCAGCGGCGCGGGTGTGGCAAACACAAATTGAAATTATTATGTGTCCTTTGGATTTGACTAATAATGTCCCTGTCACATCAGAATTAGTGCAAAAGATGGGGCGACAACGCCACTATCCTATTTCTGATTTAGCTGGACAATGTTATGCACTAGTCATTCCCCAAGATTATTATTTCTGGGATGTGCTGGCAACTGCTTATCTGGGACACCCGGAATTCTATCGATTACGCGAATGGGAAACAGAAATCATCACCACAGGACTTAGCCAGGGGCGTACTAAAGTAGTTGCAGGTGGTCGTAAAATTTCTGCAATGGATAAAGTAGATAAAGATGCTTTTTACGATTACATCTTGCAGCAATGGGCAAGGTAA